A stretch of Pseudomonas sp. CCC3.1 DNA encodes these proteins:
- a CDS encoding LysR family transcriptional regulator gives MSKLRQMEVFVAVVEAGSFADAALHVGMSAVMVGRHIQSLEKALSTTLIQRTTRRQSVTGEGRLFYEESKIALEQIQYAYSRVEAFTGTPSGLLRVTAPMTFGAALVGPLVTEFMQLYPEIQIELILSNKVVDLYESAFDLGFRISELIEVNLVSKPLPPYRMLICAAPTYLDKWQEPKTPEDLYKHRILTHTSWNNRFAWPLKNGNKEVPWPERAVLKSNDGQVLLEAAISGVGILMQPDFLVASAVSSGQLVTIMNTYVPEPKPVQMVYLRSKKSLPKLNAFVSFVMERLGSAGGD, from the coding sequence ATGAGTAAGCTCAGGCAAATGGAAGTTTTTGTGGCCGTGGTAGAGGCAGGCAGTTTTGCCGATGCGGCGCTGCACGTGGGGATGTCGGCGGTGATGGTGGGACGGCACATTCAGAGCCTTGAAAAAGCACTGAGCACCACACTTATTCAAAGGACCACACGCCGGCAATCTGTAACGGGTGAAGGCAGGCTGTTTTATGAAGAGTCAAAAATAGCCCTTGAACAAATCCAGTACGCCTATAGCCGGGTAGAAGCATTCACCGGAACACCCAGCGGCCTGTTGCGTGTAACCGCCCCCATGACCTTCGGCGCAGCGTTGGTAGGCCCGCTCGTCACCGAGTTCATGCAGCTGTACCCAGAAATACAGATAGAGCTGATCTTGAGTAACAAGGTGGTGGACTTGTACGAAAGCGCCTTTGACCTGGGCTTCAGAATCTCTGAACTCATTGAAGTCAATCTTGTTTCAAAGCCGTTGCCGCCGTATCGGATGCTGATCTGTGCGGCGCCAACATACCTGGACAAGTGGCAAGAACCGAAAACCCCGGAAGATCTCTATAAACACCGAATTCTGACCCATACGTCCTGGAATAATCGATTTGCCTGGCCCTTGAAAAATGGCAATAAAGAGGTGCCCTGGCCCGAGCGGGCGGTCTTGAAAAGTAACGACGGCCAAGTGCTTCTTGAAGCCGCCATCTCCGGCGTCGGGATATTAATGCAACCCGATTTTCTAGTGGCGTCGGCAGTGTCAAGTGGTCAACTGGTGACGATCATGAATACCTATGTGCCCGAACCCAAGCCTGTACAAATGGTGTACCTGCGGTCAAAGAAGTCATTGCCCAAGTTGAACGCATTTGTCTCATTTGTCATGGAACGGCTTGGATCGGCCGGAGGTGACTGA
- a CDS encoding SDR family oxidoreductase encodes MTRQTSKVAIITGASRGIGAVIAKQLASEGFAVAINYANSATEASKLVVELRQAGHQAIAIKADVANASEVREMFEKTETQLGKVDVLINNAGILKVMPLAQHTDELFEQNFNIHARGTFNTLREAATRMNAGGRIINFSSSTVGMNLPGYAVYIASKAAVESLTQVFAKEMRGRNITVNAVAPGPVATELFLHGKSEEQIQAFAKMPPLERLGQPEDIARIVSFLVGPDSAWVNGQILRANGGLV; translated from the coding sequence ATGACCCGCCAAACATCGAAAGTTGCCATCATCACTGGCGCCTCCCGCGGCATCGGGGCTGTCATTGCCAAGCAACTGGCCAGTGAAGGCTTTGCCGTCGCCATCAACTACGCCAACAGCGCCACTGAAGCCTCAAAGCTGGTCGTTGAGTTGCGCCAGGCAGGCCATCAAGCCATAGCGATCAAGGCGGACGTGGCCAACGCCAGTGAAGTGCGCGAGATGTTCGAAAAAACCGAAACACAACTGGGCAAGGTTGATGTGCTGATCAACAACGCCGGTATCCTCAAGGTCATGCCGCTGGCACAACACACAGACGAACTGTTCGAGCAGAACTTCAACATTCACGCCCGCGGCACCTTCAACACCCTGCGCGAGGCCGCCACTCGCATGAACGCGGGTGGACGAATCATCAACTTCTCCAGCAGCACTGTGGGCATGAATCTGCCGGGGTACGCGGTGTACATCGCCAGCAAAGCGGCCGTGGAATCGTTGACCCAAGTGTTCGCCAAAGAAATGCGCGGTCGCAATATCACCGTCAACGCCGTAGCCCCGGGCCCTGTCGCCACGGAACTGTTCTTGCACGGCAAGAGCGAAGAACAGATCCAGGCGTTCGCCAAGATGCCCCCACTGGAACGCCTAGGGCAGCCAGAAGACATTGCCCGCATCGTGAGCTTCCTGGTCGGCCCAGACTCGGCCTGGGTAAACGGGCAAATCCTGCGGGCTAACGGCGGTCTCGTTTAA
- a CDS encoding LysR family transcriptional regulator, which produces MDQVKAMKVFVRIYERSSFTVAAEDLNLPRATLTHTLNQFEAWLGTRLLERSTRKVRPTLDGEAYYLRCVQLLAELEEAELAFRSVAPKGRLRVDLHGTLAKHFVIPALPQFMARYPDIELSISESDRFVDLIAEGIDCVLRAGALVDSTLIGKRVASLRQITCASPAYLRKYGEPKSLEDLKHHKAVNYVSRTTAKQFPFEFMVDGQCEEVAIDSALSVFGAEIYSASAIAGLGLIQCPHYRMETLIAQGVVKEVLIDTPPPPMPVSVLYPHNRHMSPRVRVFVEWLGEVFASRQSSAGMAL; this is translated from the coding sequence GTGGATCAGGTCAAGGCAATGAAGGTTTTCGTGCGGATTTACGAGCGCAGCAGCTTTACTGTAGCCGCCGAGGACCTGAATTTGCCCAGGGCCACGCTGACCCACACGCTGAACCAGTTCGAGGCTTGGCTGGGCACGCGTTTACTGGAGCGAAGCACACGCAAAGTACGGCCGACACTCGACGGCGAGGCCTACTACCTGCGCTGTGTACAGTTGCTGGCGGAACTGGAAGAGGCTGAGTTGGCCTTTCGCAGTGTGGCGCCCAAAGGGCGATTGCGCGTGGACTTGCATGGCACCCTGGCCAAACATTTCGTGATTCCTGCTTTGCCGCAGTTCATGGCGCGTTACCCGGACATAGAGCTGTCTATCAGCGAGTCCGACCGTTTTGTCGACCTGATTGCCGAAGGCATTGACTGCGTATTGCGTGCCGGGGCCCTGGTTGACTCCACGTTGATCGGCAAACGTGTTGCCAGCTTGCGACAAATCACCTGTGCCAGTCCCGCTTACCTGCGCAAGTACGGCGAACCGAAAAGCCTCGAAGACCTGAAACACCACAAAGCGGTGAACTACGTCTCGCGCACCACCGCCAAGCAATTTCCGTTTGAATTCATGGTCGATGGTCAATGTGAAGAAGTTGCCATCGACAGCGCGCTATCGGTATTTGGCGCCGAGATTTATTCGGCATCAGCGATTGCCGGGCTGGGCTTGATCCAGTGCCCGCATTACCGAATGGAAACGCTGATTGCTCAAGGGGTGGTAAAGGAAGTGCTCATCGACACCCCACCACCACCAATGCCGGTTTCAGTGTTGTACCCGCATAACCGCCATATGTCGCCACGGGTACGGGTGTTTGTGGAGTGGTTGGGGGAGGTATTCGCCAGTCGTCAATCCAGTGCTGGAATGGCTCTTTAG
- the mdeB gene encoding alpha-ketoglutarate dehydrogenase produces MSALHESSATGSITPMDSDRDETQEWLASLEAVVRDAGSERGQFLLKQLEQHARALGITSHVHPYSAYRNTISIERQGAYPGDLAVEERITSIIRWNALAMVVRANLAYGELGGHIASYASAAEIFEVGFNHFFRARDEHHGGDLVFYQPHSAPGVYARAFLEGRLSEAQLANYRQEVGGNGLSSYPHPWLMPDFWQFPTGSMGIGPISAVYQARYMRYLEHRNLAETCDRHVWGVFGDGEMDEPESIAGLTLAAREKLDNLTFIVNCNLQRLDGPVRGNGQVIQELEALFTGAGWNVIKVIWGSDWDMLFARDANHALLQRFAQTVDGQYQTLGSKDGAYNLLHFFQQDPEIKALVSHMSDADIDALKRGGHDLRKLHAAFAAAKAHKGRPTVILAKTKKGYGMGGAGESRMTSHQAKKLDVDALKAFRDRFALPLSDDDVAQLRFYRPAEDSQEMRYLHERRAALGGYMPARQKGSEHVVVPAMADYARFAFEADGKEMSTTMAAVRMLGGLLKDKELGPRVVPIVADEARTFGMANLFRQIGIYSPLGQLYEPEDAGSMLYYREARDGQLLEEGITEAGALSSWVAAATSYSVHGKPMLPFYIYYSMFGFQRVGDLIWAAADQRARGFLLGATAGRTTLGGEGLQHQDGSSHVMAATVPNCRAYDPAFAGELAVIIDHGMRQMMERNVDEFYYITVMNENYAQPSLPSGVEDQIIRGMYRYAVTDAPASQGSVRLLGSGTLLREVIAASQLLAADWQVSSEVWSVTSFSELAREAREVERHNRLNPVEPQQVSHLCASLAGDAPVIAASDYVRAWPQLIASYVDVRFIALGTDGFGRSDTRAALRSFFEVDRHQVVLAALDGLVRDGLLPRQVLAEAIERYGLAGDRPAPWTC; encoded by the coding sequence ATGAGTGCGCTACATGAAAGTTCGGCCACTGGATCAATTACGCCGATGGACAGTGATCGCGATGAAACGCAAGAGTGGCTGGCGTCGCTCGAGGCCGTTGTACGAGATGCCGGCTCTGAGCGCGGCCAGTTTCTGCTTAAACAATTAGAGCAACACGCAAGAGCACTGGGCATCACCTCGCATGTGCATCCGTACTCGGCTTATCGGAACACAATTTCGATTGAACGGCAGGGAGCCTATCCAGGAGACCTTGCTGTCGAGGAACGGATTACGTCGATCATTCGCTGGAATGCATTGGCTATGGTGGTGCGCGCAAACCTGGCCTACGGAGAGCTGGGAGGGCATATCGCAAGCTATGCGTCTGCCGCCGAAATATTTGAGGTGGGCTTCAATCACTTTTTTCGCGCCCGTGATGAACATCATGGCGGCGATTTGGTGTTTTATCAGCCGCATTCTGCACCCGGGGTTTACGCCCGCGCGTTCCTTGAAGGAAGGCTGTCTGAAGCACAACTGGCCAACTATCGGCAGGAAGTCGGCGGCAATGGATTGAGTTCTTATCCGCACCCTTGGCTGATGCCTGATTTTTGGCAGTTCCCGACCGGATCGATGGGCATTGGCCCTATCAGCGCGGTCTATCAGGCGCGCTACATGCGCTATCTCGAACACCGCAACCTGGCCGAAACCTGCGACCGTCATGTCTGGGGCGTGTTCGGTGACGGTGAAATGGATGAGCCTGAGTCGATTGCGGGGCTCACGCTTGCGGCGCGAGAAAAGCTCGACAACCTGACCTTTATCGTCAATTGCAACTTGCAACGCCTGGATGGGCCGGTACGTGGCAATGGCCAGGTCATTCAAGAGCTTGAGGCACTGTTTACAGGGGCTGGCTGGAATGTGATCAAGGTCATTTGGGGCTCGGATTGGGACATGTTGTTTGCGCGTGACGCCAACCATGCGCTGTTACAACGCTTTGCGCAGACTGTCGATGGTCAATACCAGACGCTCGGGTCCAAGGACGGTGCCTATAACTTGCTGCACTTTTTCCAGCAAGATCCAGAGATCAAAGCGTTGGTCTCGCATATGTCCGATGCCGACATTGATGCCCTGAAGCGCGGCGGCCATGACTTACGCAAACTCCATGCAGCGTTCGCCGCAGCCAAGGCGCACAAAGGGCGTCCGACCGTCATCCTGGCCAAAACCAAAAAAGGTTACGGCATGGGCGGTGCCGGCGAGTCTCGGATGACTTCGCACCAGGCCAAAAAACTGGATGTCGATGCACTCAAAGCGTTTCGTGATCGTTTCGCGTTGCCACTTTCAGACGACGACGTCGCGCAATTGCGCTTCTATCGCCCGGCCGAAGACAGTCAGGAGATGCGCTATTTGCATGAGCGCAGAGCTGCGTTGGGCGGCTACATGCCTGCGCGACAGAAAGGCAGCGAACACGTCGTGGTGCCTGCGATGGCCGACTATGCGCGTTTTGCATTCGAAGCCGACGGCAAAGAAATGTCCACCACCATGGCCGCAGTCCGGATGCTGGGGGGCTTGCTCAAAGATAAAGAACTGGGGCCACGGGTGGTGCCTATTGTCGCGGACGAAGCGCGGACATTTGGCATGGCCAACCTGTTCCGCCAGATCGGCATTTACTCGCCGCTGGGCCAACTCTACGAGCCAGAAGATGCGGGCTCCATGCTGTATTACCGCGAAGCCCGTGATGGCCAGCTGTTGGAGGAGGGCATTACGGAAGCGGGTGCCCTTTCTTCTTGGGTCGCTGCGGCGACGTCTTACAGCGTTCACGGCAAACCGATGTTGCCGTTCTACATCTACTACTCGATGTTCGGTTTTCAGCGCGTTGGGGACTTGATCTGGGCGGCCGCTGACCAGCGTGCACGCGGCTTTTTGCTGGGCGCCACGGCAGGGCGCACCACCTTGGGTGGAGAAGGGTTGCAGCATCAGGACGGCAGCAGCCATGTGATGGCCGCCACTGTGCCCAATTGCCGTGCCTATGACCCGGCGTTTGCGGGCGAACTCGCGGTGATTATCGACCATGGCATGCGCCAGATGATGGAGCGCAATGTCGATGAGTTTTACTACATCACAGTGATGAATGAGAACTACGCCCAGCCTTCATTGCCATCCGGCGTTGAGGATCAAATCATTCGCGGCATGTATCGCTATGCCGTGACCGATGCGCCCGCGTCACAGGGTTCGGTCCGGTTGCTGGGCAGCGGGACCCTCTTGCGAGAAGTGATTGCGGCGTCCCAATTGCTGGCGGCTGACTGGCAGGTATCGAGCGAGGTCTGGAGTGTCACCAGTTTCAGCGAACTGGCTCGTGAAGCGCGGGAGGTCGAGCGCCACAACCGCCTGAATCCTGTCGAGCCGCAGCAGGTCAGCCATCTCTGCGCCTCCCTTGCTGGAGATGCCCCGGTCATTGCCGCTTCTGACTATGTTCGCGCCTGGCCGCAGCTCATCGCCAGCTACGTTGACGTCCGTTTTATTGCGCTGGGCACCGACGGATTTGGGCGCAGTGACACCCGAGCAGCCTTGCGCAGCTTCTTTGAAGTTGATCGTCATCAGGTGGTTCTGGCCGCTCTGGACGGTTTGGTGCGTGACGGCCTGTTGCCGCGTCAGGTGCTGGCCGAAGCCATCGAGCGCTACGGCCTGGCAGGCGATCGCCCAGCGCCATGGACGTGCTGA
- a CDS encoding LysR family transcriptional regulator — protein MDSRYLKSLVTVVERGSIVDAARAEGLTAAAVSQRIKALERLLGVDLLLRMGNTATPTEACLALLPRAKRILGEVSALAGDADASGLTGAYRIGAISTVLTGTLPPVLRLLTQEAPRITPIIRPGTSSDVFQQLLADELDAVILVAPSFALPKTVRSHSLFKEELVLLSRDEPAQGVEECLLTHPYIRYDPLSWGGMRGEQYLKDRGLGLNSLLELDGLEAIAMLVAQGVGVSLVPRWNGLEHFAHGCVMTPVGDNTYDREIVLLTQAPSRRSSMDAALSSALASCARR, from the coding sequence ATGGACAGTCGCTACCTTAAAAGCCTGGTTACCGTTGTTGAACGGGGCTCTATCGTTGATGCCGCGCGGGCTGAGGGCTTGACGGCAGCAGCGGTCAGCCAGCGAATCAAAGCACTGGAGCGCCTGTTGGGTGTGGACTTGTTATTGCGCATGGGCAATACGGCAACGCCCACTGAGGCGTGTCTGGCATTGCTGCCACGGGCGAAAAGAATTCTGGGAGAGGTCAGCGCGCTGGCGGGGGATGCCGATGCATCAGGGCTGACCGGCGCCTATCGTATCGGGGCCATTTCCACGGTGCTCACGGGGACCCTGCCACCGGTGTTGCGCTTGCTGACCCAAGAGGCGCCACGCATCACACCGATTATTCGTCCTGGAACTTCCAGCGACGTGTTTCAACAGTTGTTGGCCGATGAGCTGGACGCAGTCATCTTGGTGGCACCTTCATTTGCGCTTCCGAAAACAGTACGAAGCCATTCCTTGTTCAAGGAAGAGCTGGTCCTGCTCTCCAGGGACGAACCTGCACAGGGCGTTGAGGAATGCCTGCTGACTCATCCTTATATACGTTACGACCCGCTGTCCTGGGGAGGCATGCGCGGGGAGCAATACCTGAAGGATCGGGGCCTGGGTCTGAACTCGTTGCTGGAGCTCGACGGCTTGGAGGCCATTGCCATGCTGGTGGCACAGGGCGTTGGTGTCAGCCTTGTACCTCGATGGAATGGCCTTGAGCATTTCGCCCATGGCTGCGTGATGACGCCTGTCGGGGATAACACCTACGACCGGGAAATCGTGCTGCTCACCCAAGCACCGTCCCGGCGCTCCAGCATGGATGCCGCCTTGTCGTCGGCACTGGCCAGCTGTGCGAGGCGTTGA
- the aceF gene encoding dihydrolipoyllysine-residue acetyltransferase produces the protein MSEIREIQVPDIGDFKDLPVIEVLVKPGDSVAFDEPLLTLESDKASMDVPSPGAGIVVAVAIKEGDRVSKGSLILTLQMAVDDVPAAEPPVKSDAVAETVASAKDSAAPSGAFQPPAVPEVSVSDVKPRASPSIRRYARTLGIDIARVKGSAKGGRILREDIEGYVKNALVRLDTPGQRAEHGAGLNLLPWPDVDFTRFGTIEKVALSRIKKISGANLSRNWVMIPHVTNHEEVDITELEAFRVQLNQEGGKDAIKYTMLAFLIKAAVATLQAFPSFNSSLGNEDGEPILILKQYFHIGFAADTPNGLVVPVIRDADQKGIGQLATECAELARKARDGKLGPADMTGGTFTVSSLGGIGGTGFTPIINAPEVAILGVTRAQIRPVWDGNAFVPRLILPLALSWDHRVVDGAAAARFLQHLAALLADFRRIAL, from the coding sequence ATGAGTGAAATCAGAGAGATTCAAGTCCCGGACATTGGGGACTTCAAAGACCTTCCGGTGATTGAGGTATTGGTCAAACCGGGGGATAGCGTTGCGTTCGATGAGCCTTTGCTGACCCTGGAGTCGGACAAGGCATCGATGGATGTACCAAGCCCTGGCGCAGGCATCGTGGTTGCGGTGGCCATCAAGGAGGGGGATCGGGTTTCCAAGGGCAGTTTGATCCTCACCTTGCAAATGGCCGTTGATGATGTGCCTGCGGCTGAACCGCCCGTCAAGAGCGATGCGGTTGCCGAGACGGTGGCAAGTGCCAAGGATTCAGCCGCTCCATCAGGCGCTTTTCAGCCGCCAGCAGTGCCTGAGGTGAGCGTATCGGATGTGAAACCGCGTGCCAGCCCTTCGATTCGTCGTTATGCCCGTACCTTGGGTATAGACATCGCAAGGGTGAAGGGCAGCGCAAAGGGCGGGCGCATCCTTCGTGAAGACATCGAGGGCTACGTCAAGAACGCTCTGGTTCGCCTTGATACTCCTGGGCAACGTGCCGAGCACGGCGCAGGCCTCAACCTGCTGCCTTGGCCGGACGTTGATTTCACCCGATTTGGCACGATCGAGAAGGTCGCGCTGTCGCGAATCAAGAAAATCTCGGGCGCTAACCTGTCGCGTAACTGGGTGATGATTCCGCACGTCACCAACCACGAAGAAGTGGACATTACCGAGCTTGAAGCGTTTCGGGTTCAACTCAACCAGGAAGGAGGCAAGGATGCAATCAAGTACACGATGCTCGCCTTCCTGATCAAGGCAGCGGTCGCCACTTTGCAAGCCTTCCCGTCGTTCAACAGCTCGCTGGGCAACGAAGACGGCGAGCCGATCCTGATCCTCAAGCAGTACTTCCATATCGGTTTTGCCGCAGACACACCGAACGGGCTGGTGGTACCGGTCATTCGCGACGCTGATCAAAAAGGTATCGGCCAGCTCGCCACTGAATGTGCCGAATTGGCGAGAAAAGCCCGGGATGGCAAGTTGGGACCAGCCGACATGACCGGGGGAACCTTTACTGTTTCAAGCCTGGGTGGCATCGGAGGTACCGGTTTTACGCCGATCATCAATGCACCAGAGGTGGCGATTCTCGGCGTTACCCGAGCGCAAATCAGACCGGTTTGGGACGGCAATGCGTTTGTCCCGCGGCTGATTCTGCCCTTGGCACTGTCATGGGATCACCGTGTTGTGGATGGCGCTGCTGCTGCGCGCTTCCTCCAGCATCTGGCTGCGCTGTTGGCGGATTTTCGGCGCATTGCATTGTGA
- a CDS encoding CoA transferase — MTKPAMLHNIWAALGGHADDCNRVILTTEGALPSVYPVTDLASASMAAVALSIARLRAQAGGKPVEDVHVDRRLASIWFASSLRPIGWQVPSAWDPIAGDYKTRDGWIRLHTNAPHHRLAAERILGAHSDKAGMAKTVALWDKAELETAIVEEGGCAAEMRSSLEWSQHPQGRAVAQEPLIHMDRKQLANMPAQPVDPARPLAGINVLDLTRVLAGPVATRCLAAYGAKVLRIDPPDWNEPGLVPEVTLGKRLARLDLRDPGVLARVKVLIASADVILHGYRPDALEHLGLGRTVRQRLNPALIDVSLNAYGWTGPWRERRGFDSLVQMSCGIADAGMQHVEADKPVPMPVQALDQATGYLMAAAAIVGITDRLQSSKVLQARLSLARTAQLLLDYRSDASAQAFALQTDADLSGTLELTSWGEAKRIRWPIQINGCPASWAIPARELGCDAACWPA, encoded by the coding sequence ATGACCAAGCCAGCTATGTTGCATAACATTTGGGCGGCCCTTGGCGGTCATGCCGATGATTGCAATCGGGTCATATTGACGACTGAGGGTGCGCTGCCCTCGGTTTATCCGGTGACTGACCTGGCCAGTGCATCAATGGCTGCCGTTGCCTTGTCGATTGCTCGGCTACGCGCACAGGCCGGCGGCAAACCCGTCGAAGACGTGCATGTCGACCGGCGCCTGGCCTCTATCTGGTTTGCCAGCTCATTGCGCCCGATTGGCTGGCAAGTGCCCAGCGCATGGGACCCGATTGCCGGTGATTACAAGACCCGGGACGGCTGGATTCGCTTGCACACCAATGCGCCTCACCACCGTCTGGCGGCAGAACGCATTCTGGGAGCCCATAGCGATAAAGCGGGCATGGCCAAGACTGTGGCGCTTTGGGATAAGGCTGAACTCGAAACTGCCATCGTAGAGGAGGGCGGGTGTGCCGCAGAGATGCGTTCGTCACTCGAATGGTCACAGCATCCGCAGGGGCGCGCCGTCGCGCAGGAACCGTTGATTCACATGGACAGAAAGCAACTGGCCAATATGCCTGCGCAGCCTGTTGATCCGGCTCGCCCGCTGGCGGGTATCAACGTGCTGGATCTGACCCGGGTCCTGGCCGGGCCAGTCGCTACCCGTTGCCTGGCCGCCTACGGTGCAAAGGTTCTGCGCATTGACCCGCCGGACTGGAATGAACCAGGCCTTGTGCCTGAAGTCACCCTTGGCAAACGCTTGGCCAGACTGGACTTGCGTGATCCAGGCGTATTGGCAAGGGTCAAGGTGCTGATCGCTTCAGCCGATGTCATCCTGCATGGATACCGGCCCGACGCCCTGGAGCATCTTGGTCTCGGCAGAACCGTCAGGCAGCGACTCAACCCGGCTTTGATCGATGTCAGCCTGAATGCCTACGGCTGGACCGGGCCATGGCGCGAGCGCCGCGGTTTTGACAGTCTGGTGCAGATGAGTTGCGGCATTGCCGATGCGGGCATGCAGCATGTTGAAGCCGACAAGCCCGTACCAATGCCTGTTCAAGCACTGGACCAGGCAACGGGCTACCTGATGGCCGCTGCCGCCATCGTGGGCATCACTGATCGCCTGCAATCAAGCAAGGTGCTGCAAGCCAGGCTGTCGTTGGCACGGACTGCGCAGTTGTTGCTCGACTACCGGAGCGATGCCAGCGCCCAGGCATTCGCTCTGCAAACCGATGCGGACCTCTCGGGCACCCTTGAACTGACATCGTGGGGGGAGGCGAAACGCATTCGCTGGCCGATCCAGATCAATGGCTGCCCCGCGTCTTGGGCAATACCCGCGCGGGAGCTGGGTTGCGACGCTGCGTGCTGGCCGGCTTAA
- a CDS encoding D-cysteine desulfhydrase family protein — MQTVLDTALNAIGRAELLQGATAIQRAERLEKHLGLSAQGISLYLKRDDHMLIGGGGNKLRKLEFHVGAALKSGVDTLITVGGIQSNHARLTAAVCARLGMACELFLTRSVPKEDVDYELNGNVLLDQLFGAELHVLAQGVDSLAMAERRATQLRAAGREVLVIPTGGSTPLGSLGYARCAAEIVQQEVALDVRFTQVVVPNGSAGTHAGLAAGFELLGRGASTVKSWSVLADQATSASRTLQLAQETLALLGSSTPLQADAIHVDGSQLGEGYGLPTQAMLDAVRLMARCEGLLVDPVYGGKAFAGLLDDLQQGRYRSGVNVLFIMTGGTPGLYAYRETFEQTPR, encoded by the coding sequence ATGCAAACCGTACTGGACACGGCACTCAATGCCATCGGTCGAGCCGAGCTATTGCAAGGCGCAACCGCTATTCAGCGCGCCGAACGTCTTGAGAAACACTTGGGCCTGTCCGCGCAAGGCATCAGCCTTTATCTCAAGCGCGATGATCACATGCTGATCGGAGGCGGTGGCAACAAGCTGCGTAAACTCGAGTTTCATGTTGGGGCTGCTCTGAAAAGCGGGGTTGATACCCTCATTACTGTCGGTGGCATTCAATCCAACCATGCCCGGTTGACGGCTGCGGTGTGCGCTCGACTGGGTATGGCCTGCGAATTGTTTCTGACGCGGTCGGTGCCCAAAGAGGATGTGGATTACGAACTCAATGGCAACGTGCTGCTGGACCAGCTGTTTGGTGCCGAGTTGCACGTTCTGGCCCAAGGGGTTGATTCGCTGGCGATGGCCGAACGTCGAGCAACGCAATTGCGTGCGGCTGGGCGTGAGGTACTGGTCATACCGACCGGAGGCTCTACGCCGCTTGGCAGCCTGGGTTACGCCCGTTGTGCAGCAGAAATCGTGCAACAAGAGGTCGCGCTTGACGTGCGATTCACTCAGGTGGTCGTCCCCAACGGCAGCGCCGGTACGCATGCCGGGCTGGCCGCAGGGTTTGAATTGCTGGGGCGTGGCGCTTCAACCGTCAAGTCCTGGTCGGTCCTGGCCGATCAGGCAACCTCTGCCAGCAGAACCTTGCAATTGGCCCAAGAGACGCTGGCACTGCTGGGGTCTTCAACACCGCTCCAGGCGGACGCGATCCATGTGGATGGCAGCCAATTGGGAGAAGGTTACGGGCTGCCCACTCAAGCCATGCTGGACGCGGTTCGGCTCATGGCGCGTTGTGAGGGCTTGCTGGTCGATCCGGTGTATGGCGGCAAAGCCTTCGCCGGGTTGCTGGACGATCTTCAACAAGGGCGCTACCGCTCCGGTGTCAACGTGCTGTTCATCATGACGGGCGGCACGCCCGGCCTATACGCCTATAGAGAAACGTTCGAACAAACGCCTCGTTGA
- a CDS encoding VOC family protein, with product MQSLFHLAFHVRDLEQAKSFYCGTLQCTEGRSTDTWLDVSLYGHQLSLHLGEPFPVTNTGRVGEHMVPMPHMGIILQMEDWKALADRLKTLDLQFVIEPTVRFAGEPGEQATMFFVDPFGNPIEVKGFADWASVYAK from the coding sequence ATGCAATCGCTATTTCACTTGGCATTTCATGTTCGCGACCTGGAGCAGGCAAAGTCATTTTACTGCGGGACGCTGCAGTGCACCGAAGGCCGGAGTACCGACACCTGGCTGGACGTCAGCCTGTACGGGCACCAACTGTCGTTGCACCTTGGCGAGCCCTTCCCCGTGACCAACACAGGCCGAGTGGGCGAGCACATGGTGCCCATGCCCCATATGGGAATCATCCTGCAGATGGAAGACTGGAAAGCCCTTGCAGATCGGCTGAAGACCCTCGACTTGCAGTTTGTGATTGAGCCTACTGTACGTTTTGCCGGAGAACCGGGTGAGCAGGCAACTATGTTCTTCGTCGACCCTTTCGGCAATCCTATCGAGGTCAAGGGCTTTGCTGACTGGGCCAGCGTCTACGCGAAATAG